A stretch of the Bdellovibrio sp. 22V genome encodes the following:
- a CDS encoding FHA domain-containing protein, whose protein sequence is MSRVHLVVNRRWNQIWIEDKNSSNGTFVNGTKIVQGTPVNIVNTDKIQIGRSEYVLIIDLKTDEVEVPEPEPELPAPEEPPLEDTVAMPPPAHSMAQFQAEKALHEAKRRAAQIILEGETQAEKRVQAIYQKAREAQAQAESFYQTRMAEAHKEADAILIDFQKQGQALLHDARNMAQELREEVDVYVQSLKDKAKKDVEDLISEATLSAERLKSEALEAGRNTARLESEMVVARAQEEAERIREFTRLQNQEVQEKLTQDRETLTKVSADLQRTQEDFLAAQTQLQSTVEKEADLQEQIKNEEARIKQLLEDEANRLAELHKIQDERIKELLSNEEKKVKELKSQQQTLSTQNKALEDSVRALQEKQAQLTMDVRDLDAKKAHLFKEYEAQKIFLNEKLEKEKSQIVKSEEERLEEMRLEMSKRLQKMEQGLLDEMIRKKSSLVQEVHAAIEKEVVMLMEPAQWRKISDSVMSHIEEAVDGKVASLSQSTVTTAKPVDLMKKRKSDRFRWATVGLAMGALGYFVSQVVVDKVSADQAPMQTLVQKEAKKRQDDLEKRRFNPPQAEELKDSYTDAVIYTRNFPEIYTDQQFQQKLYKSASQYLLKTWRVDEDKSIQVLSTANALVKELTERKAKIHPDFIKEGLEKMRQLETETLARMKDVLGSEVRVESFRRFERNFYKEEVQRRRMAQH, encoded by the coding sequence GTGAGTCGTGTTCATCTTGTCGTGAATCGCCGTTGGAATCAAATTTGGATCGAAGATAAAAACTCTTCCAACGGCACCTTCGTTAATGGGACCAAGATTGTGCAAGGAACGCCGGTGAATATCGTTAATACCGATAAGATCCAGATCGGCCGTTCTGAATATGTTCTTATTATTGATTTAAAAACAGATGAGGTGGAAGTTCCCGAGCCGGAGCCTGAGCTTCCGGCTCCGGAAGAACCGCCTCTTGAGGACACAGTGGCGATGCCACCGCCAGCACACAGCATGGCGCAGTTTCAAGCCGAGAAAGCTTTGCACGAAGCCAAGCGCAGAGCCGCGCAAATTATTCTTGAAGGCGAAACGCAGGCTGAAAAACGTGTGCAGGCGATTTATCAAAAAGCGCGCGAAGCGCAAGCTCAAGCAGAGTCCTTCTATCAAACCCGTATGGCGGAAGCCCATAAGGAAGCGGATGCGATTTTGATCGACTTCCAAAAACAGGGGCAGGCGCTTTTACATGACGCTCGTAATATGGCGCAGGAGCTGCGTGAAGAAGTCGACGTCTATGTTCAGTCTCTTAAAGACAAAGCTAAAAAAGACGTAGAAGATTTGATTTCCGAGGCGACTCTTTCCGCGGAGCGCTTGAAATCAGAAGCCTTGGAAGCGGGCCGCAATACCGCTCGCTTAGAATCCGAGATGGTTGTCGCGCGGGCTCAGGAAGAGGCGGAAAGAATCCGCGAATTTACGCGATTGCAGAATCAAGAAGTGCAAGAAAAGCTGACTCAAGACCGCGAGACTTTAACGAAGGTCAGTGCGGACTTGCAGCGCACTCAAGAGGATTTCCTTGCCGCGCAAACGCAGCTGCAAAGCACTGTCGAAAAAGAAGCGGATCTGCAAGAACAGATTAAGAATGAAGAAGCGCGTATTAAGCAGCTTTTGGAAGATGAAGCCAATCGTTTGGCGGAACTGCATAAAATCCAAGACGAACGCATCAAAGAACTTTTGAGCAACGAAGAAAAGAAAGTCAAAGAGCTGAAAAGCCAGCAACAGACTTTGAGCACTCAAAACAAGGCGCTGGAAGACAGCGTGCGGGCTTTGCAGGAAAAACAAGCGCAGCTGACCATGGATGTGCGGGATCTCGACGCCAAAAAAGCGCATCTTTTCAAGGAATATGAAGCGCAGAAGATTTTCCTTAATGAAAAACTCGAAAAAGAAAAATCTCAGATCGTTAAATCTGAAGAAGAGCGCCTGGAAGAAATGCGTTTGGAAATGTCCAAACGACTGCAAAAAATGGAGCAGGGACTTCTTGACGAGATGATCCGCAAGAAAAGCTCTCTGGTTCAGGAAGTGCATGCGGCTATCGAAAAAGAAGTCGTCATGCTTATGGAGCCGGCGCAGTGGCGAAAAATTTCTGACTCTGTGATGAGCCATATTGAAGAAGCCGTGGACGGCAAGGTGGCATCTCTTTCTCAGTCGACGGTCACGACGGCGAAGCCTGTCGACCTTATGAAGAAAAGAAAGTCAGACCGTTTTCGCTGGGCGACAGTGGGTTTGGCTATGGGAGCCCTTGGATATTTTGTGAGCCAAGTCGTTGTCGATAAAGTTTCTGCGGATCAAGCACCAATGCAAACGCTTGTGCAAAAGGAAGCAAAGAAACGCCAAGATGACCTGGAGAAAAGACGCTTTAATCCTCCGCAAGCTGAGGAGTTGAAGGACTCATACACGGATGCGGTGATTTACACCCGCAATTTTCCGGAGATTTACACGGATCAACAGTTCCAGCAGAAACTGTATAAAAGCGCTTCCCAATATCTGCTAAAAACATGGCGCGTGGACGAGGACAAATCGATTCAAGTTCTTTCAACAGCGAATGCCTTGGTGAAGGAACTCACGGAACGCAAAGCGAAGATCCATCCTGACTTTATCAAAGAAGGTTTGGAAAAGATGCGCCAATTAGAAACAGAGACGTTGGCGCGTATGAAAGACGTATTGGGTTCTGAAGTGCGTGTGGAATCCTTCCGACGCTTTGAACGCAACTTCTATAAAGAAGAAGTGCAGCGTCGAAGAATGGCGCAGCATTAA
- a CDS encoding helix-turn-helix transcriptional regulator, translated as MASSIETKYDKVLKRIAKNIKELRKAQGLSQRNMEAFGFDLRNYQRLEAGKHSPSVYTLHKLAVAFRVDISDLLK; from the coding sequence GTGGCATCTTCAATCGAAACGAAATACGATAAAGTCCTGAAGAGAATTGCGAAGAACATCAAAGAGCTTCGCAAAGCTCAAGGCTTATCTCAGCGAAACATGGAAGCTTTTGGCTTTGATCTGCGGAATTACCAGCGGCTCGAGGCTGGCAAGCATTCGCCTAGTGTGTACACCTTACATAAGTTGGCCGTCGCTTTTCGCGTCGACATCTCGGACCTTCTGAAGTAA
- a CDS encoding helix-turn-helix transcriptional regulator has product MSEFVKSKSRLDLTPGISVRIAREMLNWSQSQLAEESDIPQSTISGIESGRVPLGAERAERLAIALGVHPAVLLFPNWPLTKKIQPRQIEELKQLRNKTTKKAV; this is encoded by the coding sequence ATGTCAGAGTTTGTAAAATCGAAATCAAGATTAGATTTAACGCCAGGAATAAGTGTTCGAATTGCCCGTGAAATGCTCAACTGGTCTCAGAGCCAACTTGCAGAAGAATCTGATATTCCTCAATCGACAATCTCTGGAATCGAATCGGGCAGAGTCCCACTAGGTGCCGAGCGTGCAGAACGATTGGCGATTGCACTTGGGGTCCATCCTGCCGTCCTATTATTTCCAAACTGGCCTTTAACTAAAAAGATACAACCACGTCAGATCGAAGAGCTGAAACAGCTTCGAAATAAAACAACAAAGAAAGCCGTATAG
- a CDS encoding type II toxin-antitoxin system mRNA interferase toxin, RelE/StbE family: protein MWEVFEKRSAVKNIDKLPIRIQEKYEFWKNVIRVSGPEGLRAFKGFKDHSLKGEWQGCRSSYLNESYRVIYVIERDEVRVYVIDVNHHDYRRR from the coding sequence ATGTGGGAGGTTTTTGAAAAAAGATCTGCTGTTAAAAACATAGATAAGCTTCCCATACGGATTCAGGAGAAGTACGAGTTTTGGAAAAATGTCATCCGAGTATCAGGTCCCGAAGGTCTCAGGGCTTTTAAAGGATTTAAAGATCACTCTTTAAAAGGAGAGTGGCAAGGCTGTCGTTCCTCGTACTTAAATGAATCATACCGAGTTATTTATGTGATAGAGCGAGACGAGGTGCGAGTCTATGTTATTGATGTAAACCACCACGACTATCGGCGGCGTTAA
- a CDS encoding L,D-transpeptidase family protein, translating into MMLKSWIRKSFVLGMSFTLLAPSFSHAYGEAAVIQGYVGRQTTVPLIKPSWGNFILHTETLNKLYSLRGFQAIWTDTNGLPNAMAVTLKNILLTSDRHGLNPGDYWDADVENLYKAAQTNQKNWITFELAASEALIRYVTHLSTGRFDPEQIDTDIKYKQKDFNEYNELNLAVSYGAGSLASALDGFAPSHPRYKDLMSLLVTLKDLKARGGWPTLTSPGFILKRGVKDPIIGQLRARLRQLGYYVSDAGGNTFDTELEDVVKQYQAMNGLTSDGIIGTRSEVLRALNFTVGQRIAQVEVTMEKLRWLPKTIENRHIFVNLATTEFRLFDEGSQVFYFKTINGQAFRRTPSMRDQITFVNLNPYWTVPRSIAIKDKLPLLKQDRRYLEKHNMLLIEEATDEVIDPSTIDWKNMTAKNFVYYIRQLPGPDNALGVVKFPLQNPWAIYLHDTNDKHLFGESKRHLSSGCVRLEQPLELAAYLLRDQPGWSLYDIQNFVPMYKDQQAAELDKRITLKKPMPVYFLYLTVEKGEDGSMRFIDDVYGQDTRLSKALQNKKSAGELF; encoded by the coding sequence ATGATGCTAAAAAGTTGGATTAGAAAGTCTTTCGTTTTAGGAATGAGCTTCACACTGTTGGCGCCGAGCTTTTCGCACGCTTACGGGGAAGCGGCAGTCATTCAGGGCTACGTAGGCCGACAAACGACAGTTCCCTTGATTAAACCTTCTTGGGGAAATTTCATTCTTCATACTGAAACTTTAAACAAGCTATACTCCTTGCGGGGATTTCAAGCTATTTGGACAGACACCAATGGTCTTCCCAATGCGATGGCCGTGACTCTTAAAAACATTCTTTTGACGTCGGACCGCCACGGTTTAAATCCCGGTGATTATTGGGATGCGGATGTCGAAAATCTTTATAAGGCGGCTCAAACAAATCAAAAAAACTGGATCACTTTTGAGTTGGCGGCAAGTGAAGCGCTTATCCGTTACGTCACGCATTTATCGACGGGTCGTTTTGATCCGGAACAAATCGACACGGATATTAAGTACAAACAAAAAGATTTCAACGAATACAATGAACTCAATCTTGCGGTTTCTTATGGCGCGGGCTCTTTGGCGTCTGCGCTTGACGGCTTCGCTCCTTCGCATCCTCGTTATAAAGATCTTATGAGTCTGTTGGTAACTCTAAAAGATCTGAAGGCCCGCGGCGGCTGGCCGACGTTGACTTCGCCAGGTTTTATTTTGAAACGTGGAGTGAAGGATCCGATCATTGGTCAGTTGCGCGCCCGCTTAAGACAGCTTGGATACTATGTTTCTGATGCCGGGGGAAATACCTTCGATACAGAGTTGGAAGATGTTGTAAAACAATATCAAGCGATGAACGGTCTTACATCGGACGGTATTATTGGAACACGCTCTGAAGTATTGCGTGCTTTGAACTTCACAGTAGGTCAAAGAATCGCGCAAGTGGAAGTGACGATGGAGAAACTTCGTTGGCTTCCGAAGACTATTGAAAACCGCCATATCTTTGTGAATCTGGCGACGACAGAGTTCCGTCTTTTCGATGAAGGCAGTCAGGTTTTCTATTTTAAAACAATCAACGGTCAGGCGTTCCGCCGGACTCCATCCATGCGCGATCAGATCACTTTCGTGAATTTGAATCCGTATTGGACGGTCCCTCGCAGTATCGCGATCAAAGACAAATTGCCTTTGCTGAAACAAGACCGTCGTTATCTCGAAAAACACAACATGCTTCTTATTGAAGAAGCGACGGACGAAGTCATCGATCCTTCAACGATTGATTGGAAAAACATGACGGCAAAAAATTTCGTCTATTACATCCGCCAGTTGCCGGGGCCAGACAATGCTTTGGGTGTTGTGAAGTTTCCGTTGCAAAACCCTTGGGCGATTTATCTGCATGATACAAATGACAAACATCTTTTTGGTGAAAGCAAGCGTCACCTAAGTTCAGGTTGCGTGCGCCTAGAGCAGCCGTTGGAGCTTGCCGCCTATTTGCTGCGCGATCAGCCGGGCTGGAGCTTGTATGACATTCAGAACTTTGTACCAATGTACAAAGATCAGCAGGCGGCGGAGCTGGATAAGCGTATTACTTTGAAAAAACCGATGCCGGTGTACTTCTTGTACTTGACGGTGGAAAAAGGCGAAGACGGGTCGATGCGCTTTATCGACGACGTTTACGGCCAAGACACGCGTTTAAGCAAAGCTTTGCAGAATAAAAAATCCGCAGGCGAGTTGTTCTAA
- a CDS encoding oxidoreductase: MKFPISVTLVGGSGLVGSELLQIIGLLGEISSIKAVSRSALGKLPKDTENIVMNLDQLKDRKDLLKADVFVCCLGSTIKKAGSQEAFRKVDYDYVVEFAKVAEAVGAQKLLVVSAMGANKESSIFYNRVKGEMESALRELKIPQIEIFRPSLILGERKEHRAGEKFAQKITPVMNAILRGPLKKYRPIAAKDIARAMAIAMLNFQPGFHIYESDQIDHIAHQRN, encoded by the coding sequence ATGAAATTTCCGATCAGTGTCACTCTTGTTGGCGGCTCCGGCCTCGTTGGAAGTGAGCTCTTGCAGATTATTGGACTGCTGGGCGAGATCAGCTCTATTAAAGCCGTGTCCCGCTCCGCTCTGGGCAAGTTACCTAAAGACACCGAAAACATTGTCATGAACCTGGACCAGCTGAAAGATCGCAAAGATCTTTTGAAAGCCGACGTTTTCGTTTGCTGTCTGGGTTCCACGATCAAAAAAGCCGGCAGCCAAGAAGCCTTCCGCAAAGTTGATTACGATTATGTCGTCGAGTTCGCAAAAGTTGCTGAGGCGGTTGGAGCCCAAAAACTTTTGGTGGTTTCAGCCATGGGCGCGAACAAAGAGTCTTCGATTTTCTATAATCGCGTTAAAGGCGAAATGGAAAGCGCGCTGCGCGAATTAAAAATCCCGCAGATTGAGATCTTCCGTCCCTCTTTGATTTTAGGTGAAAGAAAAGAACATCGTGCCGGCGAAAAATTCGCACAGAAGATCACTCCGGTGATGAATGCGATTTTGCGCGGGCCTTTGAAAAAATACCGACCTATTGCCGCGAAAGACATCGCCCGCGCGATGGCGATTGCGATGCTTAATTTCCAACCGGGATTCCATATTTACGAATCCGATCAGATTGATCACATCGCCCATCAGAGAAATTAA
- a CDS encoding DUF4105 domain-containing protein: MKKSVLFLLIYMLSSIALAQNVGGSRLLDMIASQVSSQERLDLWKAQVEVENMLPPLMKQRLMQKRPKNGYRLFAEDFKEHVAGSSNRKGEMRINKSLLKNRPLLIKTMIHEWAHIYDFINFHSMEVLSHASWCDTYRDDREMNTGECDLYFDLKTTVSTTAEFQEIGGWFLNLSGKGARIRQTSFNLRSPDKYEQASKAEMFAVNMEYFLTDREYQCRRPTMHRYLSEHFGYNPFPLASCGDYLKIVDPSFTSADRALATIDKRRLYQVHYLLASRGDGISGKFGHSMFRLVMCAPSRKVMGPDCLKDIQYHLVLSYRAFVNTPEISNLAGLGGDYPSRLFFIPFAQVIEEYNKTELRDLMSYPLALSRQEMNQFVDRAVETHWGYDGQYYFLSNNCAVESINLLRSATLRKELMTESAQTPYSLRNLLARAKLTQKEYMDNREWAVKNGYLFISHGEHLEKALEFIDDYVTVREAQRISDWVELTPGQRRYLFQKHMPQDRRVQVKYAAAFLLLENYAEKESESGLQGFLLKLLKSSNLEQGLADTLRQILAIQSGFFESKGQLTTPAQMLNIGYGLPSPKEYATMQKQLESIAKRKNESKSILADLYERIFKPEQFSIVKQIRYNKDLYTQTILKR, translated from the coding sequence ATGAAGAAGAGCGTGCTTTTTCTCCTTATATATATGTTGTCTTCCATAGCCCTGGCGCAAAACGTAGGCGGCTCACGCCTTTTGGATATGATTGCGTCCCAAGTAAGCTCGCAAGAACGTTTGGATCTTTGGAAAGCTCAGGTCGAAGTCGAAAACATGCTCCCGCCTTTGATGAAGCAACGTCTTATGCAAAAAAGACCAAAAAATGGATACCGTCTTTTTGCGGAAGACTTCAAAGAACACGTTGCGGGGTCTTCGAACCGCAAAGGTGAAATGCGCATTAATAAGAGTCTGTTGAAAAATCGTCCTCTTCTTATCAAGACGATGATTCACGAATGGGCGCATATTTATGACTTCATAAATTTCCACTCAATGGAAGTTCTTTCCCACGCCAGCTGGTGCGATACTTATCGCGATGACCGCGAGATGAACACGGGCGAGTGCGATCTTTATTTTGATCTTAAAACCACAGTTTCAACGACGGCGGAATTCCAGGAAATCGGCGGGTGGTTCCTGAACCTTAGCGGTAAAGGCGCACGCATCCGTCAAACATCGTTTAACCTTCGCAGTCCTGACAAATACGAACAAGCCAGCAAAGCCGAGATGTTTGCCGTGAACATGGAATACTTTCTGACCGACCGTGAATATCAATGCCGTCGTCCAACGATGCATCGGTACCTGAGCGAGCACTTCGGTTACAATCCGTTTCCGTTGGCGTCTTGTGGTGACTACTTAAAGATCGTCGATCCATCATTCACATCCGCAGACAGAGCCCTTGCGACGATCGATAAAAGAAGACTTTATCAAGTGCATTATCTTCTTGCGAGCCGCGGAGACGGCATCTCTGGCAAGTTCGGCCATTCTATGTTCCGTCTTGTGATGTGTGCTCCCTCACGTAAAGTGATGGGACCGGATTGTTTGAAGGACATTCAATATCACTTGGTTCTTTCTTACCGCGCTTTCGTCAACACGCCTGAGATCAGCAATTTGGCCGGTCTAGGCGGTGACTACCCGTCTCGTCTTTTCTTTATTCCGTTTGCACAGGTCATCGAAGAATATAATAAGACAGAGTTGCGCGATTTGATGAGCTATCCTTTGGCTTTGTCCCGCCAAGAGATGAATCAATTCGTCGATCGCGCCGTCGAAACGCACTGGGGTTACGACGGTCAGTATTATTTCCTCAGCAACAACTGCGCGGTCGAAAGCATCAATCTTCTTCGTTCGGCGACGTTGCGCAAAGAACTTATGACAGAGAGTGCGCAAACCCCGTACTCGCTTCGTAATCTTCTGGCGCGCGCCAAACTGACGCAAAAAGAATACATGGACAACCGTGAGTGGGCTGTGAAGAATGGCTATCTGTTCATCTCTCACGGTGAACACTTGGAAAAAGCGTTGGAGTTTATCGACGACTACGTCACTGTTCGTGAAGCTCAGCGTATCTCGGACTGGGTGGAGCTCACTCCGGGTCAAAGAAGATACCTTTTCCAAAAGCACATGCCGCAAGACCGTCGTGTGCAAGTGAAATATGCCGCTGCATTCTTGCTTTTGGAAAACTATGCCGAAAAAGAATCAGAGTCAGGTCTTCAAGGTTTCTTGCTAAAACTTCTTAAGTCGTCGAACTTGGAACAAGGTTTGGCGGATACGTTAAGACAAATCCTCGCGATTCAGAGTGGTTTCTTTGAAAGCAAAGGCCAGCTGACGACGCCGGCGCAAATGCTCAATATCGGTTACGGTCTTCCGTCTCCGAAAGAGTATGCTACGATGCAAAAGCAGCTTGAAAGCATTGCTAAACGTAAGAATGAGAGCAAATCTATTCTAGCGGACCTGTATGAAAGAATCTTTAAACCGGAGCAGTTTTCCATCGTGAAACAAATCCGCTATAATAAAGATCTCTACACGCAGACGATTCTCAAACGCTAA
- the ftsY gene encoding signal recognition particle-docking protein FtsY produces MMSPGHEQQIQLLFGAVALLLLIIFGVIFLSIFKRLRQKPTAKAVAHEVKTETAKEEGETTLARVDSMGQTVSEIEIPSLTAAVEEKAVDLKEALKKTEENLFGRIRSLFKAETSNKHLDEIEEILYTSDLGPTTVQRLMGAVEDKLSKKERADYETVREALKEEIKNIFAGSHSARPSEDILSKIHFAAEGPTVLMIVGVNGAGKTTSIGKISAQLASQGKKVLVAAGDTFRAAAGGQLKVWTDRAQVEIFSPEGVTDPSAVAFDAVAKGKAQGYDVVIVDTAGRLHTQANLMEEIKKMKRVMAKVIPEAPHETLIVLDANSGQNALMQAKEFHNALTLTGAILTKMDGTAKGGVAVGLAQELQIPIKLIGVGERIQDLRSFSSQEFVESLFQ; encoded by the coding sequence ATGATGTCGCCAGGACATGAACAACAGATTCAACTTCTTTTTGGAGCTGTCGCTCTTCTTCTTCTCATCATCTTTGGCGTTATTTTCCTCAGCATCTTTAAGCGTCTTCGTCAAAAGCCGACCGCTAAAGCCGTTGCCCACGAAGTAAAAACGGAAACTGCGAAAGAAGAAGGGGAAACGACACTTGCGCGTGTGGATTCCATGGGTCAGACGGTCTCCGAAATTGAAATTCCAAGTCTCACGGCTGCTGTTGAGGAAAAAGCGGTCGATCTTAAAGAGGCGTTGAAGAAAACGGAAGAGAATCTTTTTGGTCGCATTCGCAGTCTTTTTAAAGCGGAGACCAGCAATAAGCACCTGGATGAAATCGAAGAGATTCTTTATACAAGTGATCTGGGGCCTACGACAGTGCAACGTTTGATGGGTGCTGTTGAAGACAAATTGTCTAAAAAAGAACGCGCCGATTACGAAACAGTGCGCGAGGCATTGAAAGAAGAAATCAAAAATATTTTTGCGGGTTCTCACTCAGCAAGACCGAGCGAAGATATTCTTTCTAAAATTCATTTTGCAGCAGAAGGTCCTACGGTGTTGATGATCGTGGGTGTGAATGGCGCAGGCAAAACGACTTCGATCGGAAAAATTTCCGCGCAATTGGCAAGTCAGGGGAAAAAAGTTTTGGTTGCGGCAGGGGATACTTTCCGTGCTGCTGCCGGTGGACAGCTTAAGGTTTGGACGGACCGCGCGCAGGTTGAAATTTTCTCTCCAGAAGGCGTGACGGATCCAAGTGCCGTGGCTTTCGATGCGGTGGCCAAGGGGAAAGCGCAAGGCTATGACGTCGTGATCGTCGATACGGCAGGCCGTCTGCATACACAAGCGAACTTGATGGAAGAGATCAAAAAAATGAAGCGGGTTATGGCGAAGGTCATTCCGGAAGCGCCTCATGAAACTTTGATTGTGCTGGATGCGAATTCAGGTCAAAACGCTTTGATGCAAGCTAAAGAATTCCACAATGCGCTGACGTTGACAGGCGCGATTTTGACGAAGATGGATGGAACCGCAAAAGGCGGCGTGGCCGTGGGGCTTGCGCAAGAGTTGCAGATTCCTATTAAACTGATCGGCGTAGGTGAGCGCATTCAGGATTTACGCTCGTTCTCTTCGCAAGAATTCGTGGAGTCTTTGTTTCAGTAA
- a CDS encoding KH domain-containing protein has protein sequence MNSVQTVKVVGLNKSFRDEVGELIRQILATMLNNAERVTVTYEVGTRTTVFKVDCHPDDYGQLLGKQGRNIEGLRRITIAMMAKYGCRAIIEIPYVKKDTP, from the coding sequence ATGAATTCAGTTCAAACAGTCAAAGTAGTCGGATTAAACAAGAGCTTTCGCGATGAAGTAGGTGAACTTATTCGCCAGATACTTGCAACTATGCTAAACAACGCAGAACGAGTCACCGTCACCTATGAAGTCGGAACACGCACGACTGTTTTCAAAGTCGACTGTCACCCTGACGACTACGGTCAACTCCTAGGGAAACAAGGAAGAAACATCGAGGGCCTCCGCAGAATTACTATCGCTATGATGGCTAAATATGGATGTCGCGCCATCATTGAGATTCCTTACGTTAAAAAAGACACACCTTAA
- a CDS encoding methyl-accepting chemotaxis protein, whose product MLSRFSLKAKMLLAFMGISMLLLVVGGLGFYSNSKVVAIYDRIANLNLPNVEALGRIRYRAQEANRTMLRAVMARTPEEVAHYTKQYGESLELYDSFIKKYLEVPFFNSQEEALFNKVDASWKKYVAMTNDIVKNAGKPEHNERILKLLDEELREIRREHVDGLGALLSFHEEAVKQAKIEAADTTRQGQVFVSLVIAFGFISACVVGFIFANSLARSLTRISGDISNSADQTSASGTQLSAASQQLSSGSSEAAASLEETVASIEELSSMVKLNADHAKEANALSQKSKDSAEQGEGEITKLIGAMEDIASGSKKIEEIITVIDDIAFQTNLLALNAAVEAARAGEQGKGFAVVAEAVRNLAQRSAAAAKDITSLIQDNVSKSENGARVASQSGAVLKDIVNSVKKVADLNNEIAVASQEQSTGLEQISKAMNQLDQATQGNAASSEEVAASSEEMSAQAVMLADLVMDLRTLVQGQGAVSQARRAPQVRTGAPAKPLAKVKSFQPKAKKNQAENILPLDDEGGDRKIGDVSGF is encoded by the coding sequence ATGCTTTCAAGGTTCAGCTTAAAAGCCAAAATGTTATTGGCCTTTATGGGGATTTCCATGCTTCTGCTTGTCGTCGGAGGTTTGGGTTTTTATTCAAATAGCAAAGTGGTAGCTATTTATGATCGTATTGCGAATTTAAATCTTCCAAATGTTGAAGCACTGGGAAGAATTCGTTACCGTGCCCAGGAAGCGAATCGCACTATGCTAAGAGCCGTCATGGCAAGAACACCGGAAGAGGTGGCTCACTATACGAAACAGTATGGCGAATCTTTGGAATTGTATGACAGCTTCATTAAAAAGTATCTCGAAGTTCCTTTCTTTAACAGTCAGGAAGAAGCTCTTTTCAATAAAGTCGATGCGTCTTGGAAGAAGTACGTCGCAATGACAAACGACATCGTAAAAAATGCCGGAAAGCCCGAGCATAACGAGCGTATCTTGAAGCTGCTTGATGAAGAACTTCGTGAAATCCGCCGCGAACATGTCGACGGTTTGGGCGCATTGTTGTCTTTCCATGAAGAGGCCGTGAAGCAAGCGAAAATCGAAGCCGCCGACACGACACGCCAAGGTCAAGTCTTCGTCTCGTTGGTAATCGCTTTCGGTTTTATCAGTGCCTGTGTGGTTGGATTCATCTTTGCGAATTCACTTGCGCGCTCTTTAACTCGAATCAGCGGCGACATTTCCAATTCAGCGGATCAAACATCGGCTTCAGGCACGCAGTTGTCAGCAGCCAGCCAGCAGTTGTCATCAGGTTCTTCAGAAGCAGCCGCTTCGTTGGAAGAAACCGTGGCATCCATCGAAGAGCTTTCAAGTATGGTGAAACTCAATGCGGATCATGCTAAAGAAGCCAATGCTCTTTCTCAGAAATCGAAAGATTCTGCTGAGCAAGGTGAAGGCGAAATCACGAAACTTATTGGTGCGATGGAAGATATCGCAAGTGGTTCGAAAAAAATCGAAGAAATCATCACGGTCATTGACGATATCGCCTTCCAAACAAACTTGCTTGCTTTGAATGCGGCAGTGGAAGCGGCTCGTGCCGGTGAACAAGGTAAAGGATTCGCGGTCGTTGCGGAAGCCGTTCGCAACTTGGCGCAACGAAGTGCTGCAGCAGCCAAAGATATCACAAGCCTTATTCAAGACAACGTCAGCAAGAGTGAAAACGGCGCGCGCGTAGCAAGTCAAAGCGGCGCGGTTCTTAAAGACATCGTCAACTCCGTTAAAAAAGTAGCGGACTTGAATAATGAGATCGCAGTCGCGAGCCAAGAACAGTCAACAGGTCTTGAGCAGATCTCCAAAGCGATGAATCAGTTAGACCAAGCGACACAAGGAAATGCGGCGTCCTCTGAGGAAGTGGCGGCATCTTCCGAAGAAATGTCGGCGCAAGCGGTGATGTTGGCGGATTTAGTTATGGATCTGCGCACTCTGGTGCAAGGTCAAGGCGCTGTTTCACAAGCTCGAAGAGCTCCGCAGGTGCGTACCGGTGCTCCTGCGAAACCTCTGGCGAAAGTAAAGTCTTTCCAGCCGAAAGCGAAAAAGAATCAGGCCGAAAATATCCTGCCGTTGGATGACGAGGGCGGCGATAGAAAAATCGGCGACGTTTCCGGATTTTAA